A genomic region of Aureimonas populi contains the following coding sequences:
- a CDS encoding Lrp/AsnC family transcriptional regulator: MANFDETDRKILDLLQARDRPVSTLAEEVGLSQTPCWRRIRRLEEAGVIRERVTLVDPKMAGVPMTVFISITAPRHEMAWLVKFRALIESIPEIVEAYRLTGTVDYILKVLVPDVASFDNVYKRMIEKLDFTHINSAISMEELKFTTAVPTIYLK, translated from the coding sequence ATGGCCAATTTCGACGAGACCGACCGCAAGATCCTCGACCTTCTCCAGGCGCGCGACCGCCCGGTCAGCACGCTCGCCGAGGAGGTGGGGCTTTCGCAGACCCCGTGCTGGCGCAGGATCCGGCGGCTGGAGGAGGCCGGCGTCATCCGCGAGCGCGTGACGCTCGTCGACCCGAAGATGGCCGGTGTCCCGATGACGGTCTTCATCTCGATCACCGCGCCGAGGCACGAAATGGCCTGGCTGGTGAAGTTCAGGGCGCTGATCGAAAGCATTCCCGAGATCGTCGAAGCCTATCGCCTGACTGGAACCGTCGACTACATCCTCAAGGTCCTCGTCCCCGACGTCGCGTCATTCGACAATGTCTACAAGCGGATGATCGAAAAACTGGACTTCACCCACATCAACTCCGCGATCTCCATGGAAGAGCTGAAGTTCACCACGGCGGTCCCGACGATCTATCTGAAGTGA
- a CDS encoding ABC transporter ATP-binding protein — translation MSTMNIEKLRKSFGKTEVLRGIDLAVGDGEFVALVGPSGCGKSTLLRLIAGLEAASSGRLLIGDRDVTALAPKDRDVAMVFQNYALYPHMSVRANMGFSLRLRGVDKRSIEAEVARAASVLGLQDLLDRYPGQLSGGQRQRVATGRAIVRNPKLFLFDEPLSNLDAKLRVQMRTEIKALHQRLRNTMIYVTHDQIEAMTLADRIVVMQGGVIEQEGAPLDLYDRPANAFVGGFLGSPSMNFVSGRLKGTDVVAEDGTVLPAGRASGEDEGRAVLWGARPESIVPASEGFGGVIEVVEPTGPDTQLLVRVAGLPLVVLLRNRTHARPGETITLTIAAPDIHLFDAGNGGRIEPRA, via the coding sequence ATGTCCACGATGAACATCGAGAAGCTGCGCAAGTCGTTCGGCAAGACCGAGGTCCTGCGCGGCATCGACCTGGCCGTCGGCGACGGGGAGTTCGTCGCCCTCGTGGGGCCTTCCGGCTGCGGGAAATCGACCCTTCTGCGCCTGATCGCCGGGCTGGAGGCGGCCTCGTCCGGCCGGCTCCTCATCGGCGACCGTGACGTGACCGCGCTCGCGCCCAAGGACCGCGATGTCGCCATGGTCTTCCAGAACTACGCGCTCTATCCGCATATGAGCGTGCGGGCGAACATGGGATTCTCGCTCAGGCTGCGCGGCGTCGACAAGAGGTCGATCGAGGCCGAGGTGGCAAGGGCCGCAAGTGTCCTGGGGCTTCAGGACCTGCTCGATCGATATCCGGGGCAATTGTCGGGCGGCCAGCGCCAGCGCGTCGCCACGGGGCGCGCGATCGTGCGCAATCCCAAGCTCTTCCTGTTCGACGAGCCGCTGTCCAATCTGGACGCGAAGCTGCGTGTGCAGATGCGCACCGAGATCAAGGCCCTGCATCAGCGGCTGCGCAACACCATGATCTACGTCACCCACGACCAGATCGAGGCCATGACGCTGGCGGACCGCATCGTCGTCATGCAGGGCGGCGTGATCGAACAGGAGGGTGCTCCGCTCGACCTTTACGATCGCCCGGCCAACGCGTTCGTGGGCGGGTTTCTCGGATCTCCCTCGATGAATTTCGTCAGCGGGCGGCTGAAGGGCACTGATGTCGTCGCCGAGGACGGCACGGTTCTGCCGGCGGGAAGGGCGAGTGGTGAGGACGAGGGCCGGGCGGTCCTGTGGGGCGCGCGCCCCGAATCGATCGTGCCGGCATCGGAAGGGTTCGGCGGCGTGATCGAAGTGGTCGAGCCGACCGGGCCGGACACGCAACTGCTTGTGCGGGTGGCGGGCCTTCCGCTCGTCGTGCTCCTGCGCAACCGCACCCATGCCCGCCCCGGAGAGACCATCACGCTGACCATCGCGGCGCCGGACATCCATCTGTTCGACGCGGGCAACGGAGGGCGGATCGAGCCGCGCGCTTGA
- a CDS encoding LacI family DNA-binding transcriptional regulator, with amino-acid sequence MDRDKTKVRSFEVAELAQISRSTVSRALAGDPRISESTRARVRAAAAQLGYQPNLIARGLKNRSTGIVGVVVTDLNNPYHAQALQLLVGKLGARRLAPLVFVGDTAEGAESAIERLMSYQVDAVIALAAPFSGQIVRACRAGRKPLVLMNRHDGDEDVSVVSGDGVAAGAMAADHLIAQGARTFAYFAGDDSTSISLDRETGFAERLAENGFELSARLSSRYSHAHALDVAADLLRSGAQAIFCANDTLAFALMDAARGMTGGARRPLVVGYDNSALAGWPVYDLTSIDQNLEDMTSLTVETAHSMVAAPASPPRRHVISPHLVQRGSSINRPPKGTI; translated from the coding sequence TTGGACAGGGACAAGACGAAGGTCCGCTCCTTCGAGGTTGCCGAACTGGCGCAGATCTCACGCTCGACCGTCTCGAGGGCGCTGGCGGGAGATCCGCGCATCTCGGAAAGCACGCGGGCGCGGGTCCGTGCCGCGGCCGCCCAGCTCGGCTACCAGCCCAATCTCATCGCCCGCGGCCTCAAGAACCGGAGTACCGGCATCGTGGGCGTGGTCGTGACCGACCTCAACAACCCCTATCATGCGCAGGCCCTGCAACTGCTCGTCGGCAAGCTCGGGGCGCGCCGGCTGGCGCCGCTCGTCTTCGTCGGCGATACGGCCGAAGGCGCCGAGAGCGCGATCGAGCGGCTGATGAGCTATCAGGTCGACGCCGTCATCGCCCTCGCCGCCCCTTTCAGCGGCCAGATCGTCCGGGCCTGCCGGGCCGGCCGCAAGCCGCTGGTCCTGATGAACCGGCATGACGGAGACGAGGATGTCAGCGTCGTCAGCGGCGACGGCGTCGCGGCCGGCGCGATGGCTGCCGACCATCTGATCGCGCAGGGGGCGCGGACATTCGCCTATTTCGCCGGCGACGACAGCACATCCATCAGCCTCGACCGCGAGACGGGCTTTGCCGAACGCCTCGCGGAAAACGGCTTCGAGCTGTCGGCCCGCCTTTCGAGCCGGTACAGCCACGCCCATGCGCTGGACGTGGCCGCCGACCTTTTGCGCAGCGGGGCGCAGGCCATCTTCTGCGCCAACGATACGCTGGCTTTCGCGCTGATGGATGCCGCGCGCGGCATGACGGGCGGCGCGCGGCGCCCGCTGGTCGTCGGCTACGACAATTCCGCTCTCGCGGGCTGGCCGGTCTACGACCTGACCTCCATCGACCAGAACCTCGAGGACATGACCTCGCTGACGGTCGAGACGGCGCATTCCATGGTCGCAGCCCCCGCTTCTCCCCCCCGCCGCCACGTCATCAGCCCGCATCTCGTCCAGCGCGGCTCGTCCATCAACAGACCCCCCAAGGGAACGATATGA
- a CDS encoding sugar ABC transporter substrate-binding protein, producing MVGTAGMAFLGSFGRAAAQTATLSAPWMGWPEEQVAPLMAAFEQESGIRVSAERLPIAELFRTLEVRLQARNELPDVYLVDGPLTASYAARGHLLALDEMLAGDLGRFVPSTLVQGTYDDTLYAMPLGTSSQLLFYNRKLLAEAGIPEPSADPAARLTWEELLPMAQELTKPDISQFGFAFENTNPYQLLPVPLSRGVEVIGPDGLSASGYVDGEGMVEAMTWYQALFQTHRIGPVGTFQTGVTQEMFGSGKLAMIVGGTWNLVGFEKFEALDFGVAPHPYFAGGTPITPTGSWHIGINPRTAHMDAARAFVKWLSTREAMDLWFELRQYPPSLEEIWDERAGTTFVDPAWAIVRHELANTATPRPATPAYREYEDFLRTAMQDIQTGAEVSPALTRAAESIEREMRKYR from the coding sequence ATGGTCGGCACCGCCGGCATGGCCTTCCTCGGTTCGTTCGGGCGTGCCGCCGCGCAGACGGCGACCTTGTCCGCGCCGTGGATGGGGTGGCCGGAGGAGCAGGTCGCACCGCTCATGGCCGCCTTCGAGCAGGAGAGCGGCATCCGCGTCTCGGCCGAACGGCTTCCCATCGCCGAGCTGTTCCGCACCCTCGAGGTCAGGCTCCAGGCGCGCAACGAGCTTCCCGACGTCTATCTGGTGGACGGCCCACTGACCGCCTCCTACGCGGCGCGCGGCCACCTTCTGGCGCTGGACGAGATGCTGGCGGGCGACCTCGGTCGCTTCGTGCCCAGCACGCTCGTCCAGGGCACCTATGACGACACGCTCTACGCCATGCCGCTCGGCACCTCGTCCCAGCTTCTCTTCTACAATCGCAAGCTGCTGGCCGAGGCGGGTATTCCCGAACCCTCGGCCGACCCGGCGGCGCGCCTGACGTGGGAAGAGCTTCTGCCCATGGCGCAGGAGCTGACGAAGCCGGATATCTCGCAGTTCGGATTCGCCTTCGAGAACACCAATCCGTACCAGCTTCTGCCCGTGCCGCTCAGCCGGGGCGTCGAGGTGATCGGCCCCGACGGCCTCAGCGCCTCCGGCTATGTCGACGGCGAGGGCATGGTCGAGGCGATGACGTGGTATCAGGCGCTTTTCCAGACCCATCGTATCGGGCCGGTCGGAACGTTCCAGACCGGCGTGACCCAGGAAATGTTCGGCTCGGGCAAGCTGGCCATGATCGTCGGCGGCACCTGGAACCTCGTCGGGTTCGAGAAGTTCGAGGCCCTCGACTTCGGCGTCGCTCCCCATCCCTATTTCGCCGGCGGCACGCCGATCACGCCCACGGGGAGCTGGCACATCGGCATCAATCCTCGCACCGCGCACATGGATGCGGCCAGGGCCTTCGTGAAATGGCTCTCCACCCGCGAGGCGATGGACCTGTGGTTCGAGCTTCGCCAGTATCCGCCGTCGCTGGAGGAAATCTGGGACGAGCGGGCAGGCACCACTTTCGTCGATCCGGCCTGGGCGATCGTGCGCCACGAGCTCGCCAACACCGCCACGCCCCGCCCCGCGACGCCGGCCTACCGGGAATATGAGGACTTCCTGCGCACGGCCATGCAGGACATCCAGACCGGCGCCGAGGTTTCCCCCGCGCTGACACGCGCGGCGGAAAGCATCGAGCGGGAGATGCGGAAGTACCGCTGA
- a CDS encoding carbohydrate ABC transporter permease — protein MSEPMISSRWTPFLFLAPALAGLLIFRIAPIGVALAGSLTGVSLMGEARFVGAENFRYLLEDAQFWSSLKITLFFNLLINPLQLFVAFALALLVFRPLPGLWLYRTLLVLPMAVSTGISAVLFGLFLDGNLGPLNGFLEWIGVGAQPFHRSQEQALYTLIGIATWKGAGYWMLFLLAGLYSIPPTVYEAATIDGATSWQRFRFVTLPLMRKPMAFVLVADTAINFLFFAPVYILTSGGPAGTTSLLMFEAYRAAFTFSDIGRSLAISTILLGIILVIVVLEFRLLRSPEERA, from the coding sequence ATGAGCGAGCCCATGATCTCGTCCCGCTGGACCCCGTTCCTCTTCCTGGCGCCGGCCCTTGCCGGCCTCCTGATCTTCCGGATCGCTCCGATCGGCGTGGCGCTGGCCGGCAGCCTGACGGGCGTTTCGCTGATGGGCGAGGCGCGCTTCGTGGGCGCGGAGAACTTCCGCTATCTTCTCGAGGACGCGCAGTTCTGGTCGTCCCTGAAGATCACGCTCTTCTTCAATCTCCTCATCAATCCTCTTCAGTTGTTCGTCGCGTTCGCGCTCGCCCTCCTGGTCTTCCGCCCGCTTCCGGGGCTTTGGCTCTACCGCACGCTGCTCGTCCTGCCCATGGCGGTGTCGACCGGCATCAGCGCAGTCCTCTTCGGCCTCTTCCTGGACGGCAATCTGGGGCCTCTGAACGGGTTCCTGGAGTGGATCGGCGTCGGCGCGCAGCCGTTCCACCGCAGTCAGGAACAGGCGCTCTACACGCTGATCGGCATCGCCACGTGGAAGGGAGCCGGCTACTGGATGCTGTTCCTGCTCGCGGGGCTCTACTCGATTCCCCCCACCGTCTACGAGGCGGCCACCATCGACGGCGCAACGAGCTGGCAGCGGTTCCGCTTCGTCACGCTGCCGCTGATGCGCAAGCCCATGGCCTTCGTGCTGGTGGCCGACACCGCCATCAACTTCCTCTTCTTCGCGCCGGTCTACATCCTCACTTCGGGCGGGCCGGCCGGCACCACCTCGCTGCTGATGTTCGAGGCCTATCGCGCCGCCTTCACCTTCTCCGACATCGGGCGCTCCCTCGCGATCTCGACCATCCTCCTGGGCATCATCCTCGTCATCGTCGTCCTGGAGTTCCGCCTGCTTCGCTCGCCCGAGGAGCGGGCCTGA
- a CDS encoding carbohydrate ABC transporter permease has translation MEARLANPHAMMLRYGLLSILAFIVVCPLAWLALASLRPQGEIFQPVSEFGWSTFVPSRFTLDNYRALWAGDFPLAVKNSAFVAVSTVLLGIGVNALAGFAFAAFDFRGKNLLFLLVIASFMMPFEAIVLPLYVMIRAFGWANSYQALIVPEIANGMVIFLFRQFFASIPRDFYEAARVDGASWLYIFTRIAMPLSWPTIATSGLMLFLSQWDSFFWPVVAASNPDYAVVQVAIARNVNFEQSDWGGLFASTNVAILLGTIPFLLVQRFYVRTLISGGIK, from the coding sequence ATGGAGGCCCGCCTCGCCAATCCCCATGCGATGATGCTGCGCTACGGCCTGCTCTCCATCCTCGCCTTCATCGTCGTGTGCCCGCTCGCCTGGCTGGCGCTGGCGTCGCTGCGCCCGCAGGGCGAGATCTTCCAGCCCGTATCGGAATTCGGCTGGAGCACCTTCGTCCCGTCCCGCTTCACCCTCGACAACTATCGGGCGCTCTGGGCGGGCGACTTTCCGCTGGCGGTGAAGAACTCGGCCTTCGTCGCCGTCAGCACCGTGCTCCTGGGCATCGGCGTCAACGCGCTGGCGGGCTTCGCCTTCGCCGCGTTCGACTTTCGCGGCAAGAACCTTCTGTTCCTTCTGGTGATCGCCAGTTTCATGATGCCCTTCGAGGCGATCGTGCTGCCGCTCTACGTCATGATCCGCGCGTTCGGCTGGGCCAACAGCTATCAGGCGCTCATCGTTCCGGAGATCGCCAACGGGATGGTGATCTTCCTGTTCCGCCAGTTCTTCGCCTCGATCCCGCGCGACTTCTACGAGGCGGCGCGGGTGGATGGCGCGTCCTGGCTCTACATCTTCACGCGCATCGCCATGCCGCTGTCCTGGCCCACCATCGCGACCTCGGGGCTCATGCTGTTTCTCTCGCAATGGGATTCCTTCTTCTGGCCGGTGGTCGCGGCCAGCAATCCCGACTACGCGGTGGTCCAGGTCGCCATCGCCCGCAACGTCAATTTCGAGCAGAGCGACTGGGGAGGGCTCTTCGCGTCCACCAACGTCGCCATCCTTCTCGGCACGATCCCGTTCCTGCTGGTCCAGCGCTTCTATGTCCGCACCTTGATCTCCGGCGGCATCAAGTGA
- a CDS encoding nucleoside hydrolase, translated as MTKVLIDCDPGHDDATAILYAARHLELVGISTVYGNQSVDKTTQNALSLTALLGIDVPVARGCEQPLIRTFRHGGDVHGKTGIDGAELPAPRQEAIDAHAVDFIIETASRYREELVLCPIGPFTNVALALRKEPRLARWLRGISCMGGTTQVGNTTPVAEFNIWCDPEAADVVFRSGVHIWMVGLNVTRQVGITEGDIARLNEGGAVARAYGGLFGFFRRRLGEIHGLSTASLHDPCALVPFIDPNLITYANCPVEIELGDGLTRGMTVCDFRTLTSARLENIRSRSASNCEVAVGVRARSLVEHIMEAILTWPDHDAVARREPARS; from the coding sequence ATGACCAAGGTGCTGATCGATTGCGATCCCGGGCATGACGACGCGACCGCAATCCTCTATGCGGCGCGCCACCTCGAGCTTGTCGGCATCAGCACGGTCTATGGAAACCAGTCGGTGGACAAGACCACGCAAAACGCCCTGTCGCTGACGGCTCTTCTGGGAATCGACGTGCCTGTCGCGCGCGGATGCGAGCAGCCGCTGATCCGCACCTTCCGACATGGCGGCGACGTTCACGGCAAGACCGGGATCGACGGCGCGGAACTGCCGGCGCCCCGCCAGGAGGCGATCGACGCCCACGCGGTGGACTTCATCATCGAGACCGCCAGCAGATATCGCGAGGAGCTCGTCCTCTGCCCGATCGGGCCGTTCACCAACGTCGCGCTGGCGCTGCGCAAGGAACCACGCCTGGCACGATGGCTGCGCGGCATCAGCTGCATGGGCGGCACGACGCAGGTGGGCAACACCACGCCGGTCGCCGAGTTCAATATCTGGTGCGATCCGGAAGCCGCCGACGTCGTCTTTCGCAGCGGCGTGCATATCTGGATGGTGGGACTGAACGTCACGCGCCAGGTCGGCATCACCGAAGGCGACATAGCGCGCCTGAACGAGGGGGGGGCCGTCGCACGCGCCTATGGCGGGCTGTTCGGATTTTTCCGCAGGAGGCTCGGGGAGATCCACGGGCTCAGCACCGCCTCGCTGCACGACCCTTGCGCGCTGGTGCCGTTCATCGACCCGAACCTGATCACTTACGCGAACTGCCCCGTCGAGATCGAGCTGGGCGACGGCCTGACCCGCGGGATGACCGTATGCGACTTCCGCACCCTGACCTCGGCAAGGCTCGAGAACATACGATCGCGCTCCGCCAGCAACTGCGAGGTCGCGGTGGGGGTCAGGGCCCGCAGCCTGGTCGAGCACATCATGGAGGCGATCCTGACATGGCCCGACCACGACGCGGTGGCGCGCCGCGAGCCCGCCCGTTCCTGA